The nucleotide sequence GGTCTTTCTTGCCCTCGCTGCAGAACTTGCCGCACTCGCCGATGCAGGTGGCAGCGATCGCGTTGATCTTGTCGCTGGGCTGGGCGGCCTGCTTGTCGATGGCTTGAATCACGGCCGTCTTCTCCGACGCCGAGCTCTTGGCGTACACGTCGGCGGCGAAGGAGAGGCTCTCGACTTCGACGCGGCAGATGGTCTCGCACCTTGCGCTGCACGCGAGGTCTTTCTTGCCTGCGCCGCAGAGCTTGTTGCAGTCGTCTAGGCAGTGGGTGGCCAGCCCAGCAGCCTGGTTAGCGGACTCGGCGGAGGAGACGGCACCTTCAGTCTTGTTGCTCAAGATCTCGACCGCGGCGGCCTTCTCGGTGGGCGGGGCGGCAGCAAAAGCCTCCGCCGCCTTCTTGAGACGGCAAGCGCTGTCGCATGGGGCTTGAGCGGTAGCCGCCGGCACTGCTGCGGCTGCCACCACGACGGCTACGAGGAAAGACACGCTCATCGCGGTTCTGCTCAGGGCCATTGCTGAGTAACTTCTTGATTGGTTTGGTCAGGGACGAGGCGATCGAATAGATGCTGCAGCTGCTGCTGAGGTCGGTGCTTTGTGTGTGTCATCTGTCATGGAGCGTGAGATGGAGCTTTCTTTATTTAGGAATGGCGTGAGGCCAGGAGATTTTTGCGTACCACCAATGGTGGATGCCAAATAGTAGTAGATAGCATGTTAACGCCTTTTTTTTTTGCATGTTAACGCCTTTTATctgtactttattttatttttgcactTATAAGAAACTTAAGATCTCCGTTTCAACTTTCCTTCGTCCAATCTCTGTAGACGTCCCCCTTTCCTTATTTTCTTCCTTCCATCTTTGAATTTTCTCTCTCACTGATTTTCCCTAAAACCAATTCAGTTGTCTCACGTCTATCCAAATACTCAATCCAGTCCTTTCTACTCCGTATGTAAGATTTGTCTAAAGCCAAATGTCATAAAGTTTGACCATCTTTATATGAATGAATATCAACGTCTACAATACTAAAATTATACAATAACAAAATTAAATTCATAATGCATCTAATGATATCAATTtagtattgtgaatgttgatattttttctacaaagttggtcaaacttaaCAAAGCTTGACTTCAGACAGATCTTACATGCATAGTAAAAAGGACCGGAAGAGTACATAATGTCTTATTTGTTAGTCAATAAGTTCTTATTAAATAATTTTTTAATAATTAATTGGCAGGTAAATTATGACCCGTACAAAAATTTGCTAAGATTTTACAAACCAATGTAATAGGACTCTCATATCTGGCGTCTGGATGCCATGGAGGAGTGCGGATCAAACAAATTCGATTGCTAAGGGGCTGCTCCCAGCGAACGAATCACCCTTCCTTGATCATTCGCCCGGGAGGAGGGCCAGGGCGAACCCCATTGACCCAAAGGCCAATTTCACTGTTTTACTTTTATTTAATGCCATCAACAAAAACACACATATTTTTCTATATAAAAAACAGAGAATAAACATACAATTCTATAATTGCCATGAATATGAATAAAATAAAAATGTCATGCTACGTTGAAAATATGTCATGTTAATTTACTAAAATGCTATGAATATTGCTTTGCTTTTGGTCCATTGTGCAAAAATCCGTAAAAAAAATGCCATGTCAGTAAAAGCAGAGAAAAGCCGGTGTATAATTGCCATGAAAGTTTAAAAACTGAAAAATGCTATGTAACGTTATGAAACATGCCATGTTAATTTATAAAATGGCCATGCCAATGTACAAAAATGCCATGTTAATTACCATGAATTTAAAAATTGCCATGTCATTGatttttttttgccatggcaattttttttGTCATCCTCTTACTAATAAAAAAAGGGTGCCATCCTCTAGATAATGAAAAATGTCATGACAATAATAATAAAAATGGCATGCTCCCAATAATAAAACTGCCACCCCCTAATAATAAAACAGCCACCCTCCTAATAATAAAAAATGCCATGTTATTAATATTAACAATGCCATGTTCTTTATAATAA is from Triticum aestivum cultivar Chinese Spring chromosome 1B, IWGSC CS RefSeq v2.1, whole genome shotgun sequence and encodes:
- the LOC123089366 gene encoding uncharacterized protein, with the translated sequence MALSRTAMSVSFLVAVVVAAAAVPAATAQAPCDSACRLKKAAEAFAAAPPTEKAAAVEILSNKTEGAVSSAESANQAAGLATHCLDDCNKLCGAGKKDLACSARCETICRVEVESLSFAADVYAKSSASEKTAVIQAIDKQAAQPSDKINAIAATCIGECGKFCSEGKKDPACATICEDGCRGRAVSVAFALAAPDKKETIKKDIAAVAGPK